A stretch of DNA from Streptococcus sp. NPS 308:
TATATTTTAGAGACATAGAAAAAGGCGGACAAGCTCGCATTCTGTTTTTAGAACGCGGACTTGTTCGCTTTTTTATGGAATGACGAAAGCTTTCTTGTCTTTAGCAATGGTATCGGTCGGGGATATTTCCCCTTTTCTGGGGGTTCATGCTATAATACTAATAAACTTTTCTTTCTCTAGGAAGGCAAATGCCGAAAAAGCTAGAATGCTGGCAATCGTTGTCACGATGCTTTTAAGAGAAAGTAGGACTCTGTTTGAACATCCGTATTGAGTTTAGGAGACGGGAAATAAGATGGACACAAGTGTAAAAAATTTAATCAGTATGGGGCCTCTGGAGGATTCTTTTATCTATTATGATTTGGGGAATCAAGTATTCTACAGTGTAAAACAAGGCATGAATTATTCAGCCATTGCTGCTCCTATTGCAATCTATTTCTTGCAACGGCTGTCGAAGTTGCTCAACCAAACCTTTGGAGATGTCTCCTCCCCTTTCAATCTGATCTTCTTTATCTTGATGTCTCTGTTTTTAATTTTCGGGACCATTCTCCTTGCCAAATCTACTCGACGCAACATGAAGACAGATAGATTTAGAAAAGTTCGACTGACAAAAGCCAATATCAAAACCCTTAGGAGAAAATCTAGGGCGTTGACAGTAGTTGGCTACATTTTTGTTTTAATAACGATTTTTTCAGCCTATCGTTATCTGGCTGTTTCTGATTTTCAATTTTTAATTATGTACATGTTAGGGATTGGTATTCTTACATATATAGTTTATGATTTTCGGATGAAAACGCGCAAACGACTGTTCAAAGAGCTGATGGAGATATTACAGGACGATAGCCGAGGAAAAGAGGGAGAAATGTGAGATGAGAAAAATCATTTATATAGGCCAAGGAAACCAGCAATCCGTCTACTATAATACAAGGACGAGAGAGGCTTTAGCGACAGAATCTAGTACCTCGTCAGAAACCGACGGTGCCATCAGTTCAAAGAAATCCAAGTGGCCTTGGCTTCTCTTCTTTGCTTTCTTGCTAGTTGCTATCATCAGTATTTGGATTCGTTCCTTGATAGCGCCTTTTAAATTGAGTGAGTGGATGATTCCGATCCATCTAGCCGCAATCCTTTTCGTTTTTATCGGAAGTGTTTATGGATTTGAAAAACTGTTCTACAGTGGGGCTAAGTCGCTTGTCCCAGCAAGTGAAGAACAGTTTAAAGATGCGGTTGAAAGTAGTACTTTTTGGAGGAAGTCACCAGATAAGGAACCAACAGTCGATAAAATCATCTTGTATCTATTTGCTATCCTCGTTCTTCTATTTGTTTTTGTAATTGTTGTGTTCTTTGCCATACCTGGGACCTTCATTCCCTACTATGAACATGAATGGTTTGAGCCGTCGATGTTCATGGTGCCAATCGGAGCAACGATCGTCCCAGTTAGCGTGGTTCTTCTACTATTCCAAAACAACCCTATCCGCTGGCTCTTAGCTGTGCGAAAGTATGAACAGGGGAAAGTGATATTTAGGGGAGAAATAGAAAAGAGGGAATGATAATGTCACAAGAGAGATATTTGCAGATCAAAAAAGAGCATCAAGTTCGTAAGTTTGTGGGGCTTTTTCTCTTCATTCTTCTTGCTATACTCGATGTTCTACTGGTATCAAGTCATTCCAATTATGTCCCGCTTGTAACGGTGGCTATGGTAACGATTGTACCTTTTAATCATTTTCTACTTGGTCCTCTTAGGAGAAAGAAAAAAGCCATAGAAAAAGAGTATCCAGAATGGAAAATACTCAGTACAAAGGGAGTAAAGGTTCCCTCGGCTGAAGCCAATAAAAGAACCTTGGCTGGCATTGGGATCTTGATGGCCTTGCTGTTGTCTTTTGGGCTATTCTATAAACCTGTGAAACAGCCGAACGTAAAGGTGAACCAAGTAGACAAGCTGCCTAAGCTTGATTCTAAAGCTCCTGAAAAGTCTAGGTCTTCGAAGTCTGAGTCATCTAGCTCCTCTAAGACCAAAGAATCCAGTTCCTCAGAGTCGAAATCCTCGTCTTCGACTGAACAAAGTTCTAAGACCGAAAGTTCAGGAACAAAACCCTCAAAAAGCGAGTCCAATAATTCTTATTATCAGATTCCAGGGCTTACTGACGAACAGGTGAGAGATATCATATCAAAATCTGTGAAAGATTTAAGAGAAAAACAGTCAAAAGAAAAATCCGAAGAGTAGATTCGATGTCGATTCTGGACGAGTTCCTTCTTTGGGCTTTCACTCTATAGAATAACTGGAGGAGTTCATATGACTAAAGAAATGATTGGTTTGATAGTTGGGACAGTCGTCACTCTCCTATCTTTTGTGTTTGTATGCGGCACCTTTCTCTACCTCTATCTTCGAGAACGAAAGATGGTACGGCTTGCCCAGTCATCTGTAGAGGGAACGGTTGTTGGCTATAGTCGTTTTCGTGAGGGTTATCCACCTATCGTTGAATACACGGTGGATGGGCTTACTTATAAGAAAACCTTGCAGTATTTTATGATCAAAACGGTCACGACTCCGTGGGGGCCTACTAAGGTTTCAAATGATTATACAAGGGAAGAAATGCTGGCGCCTTCCATCACTCGCTACAGCAACTCCTTTGTTTCCTTTGATAGCTTGATGCAGACCCATTTCCCCCTTCATTCGGAGCTAACGGTCTGGTATGATCCAGACAAGCCGACCAGGGCCTATGTCGAACGCTATAGCGGGATGGACAAGTTTTACAAGTGGTTTGGTATCGGATTTGGACTGGCCCTAGTCCTGGTCTATGGGATAGTAATCCTAGCCTTTTTGTCCAAGATATAAGGCATAACTAATCGGAAACTTGATGTCCCGATTATGCTTCAAGGAGAACAGCTTTAGTTCTCCTTTTTCCTGCTCAGTAATCTTTTCTAGCCAATACAAAGAAAAGGTTGTCTCCTATAAAGACAGATAGGATGAGAATTTTGACAAAGAACCTTATTCGAGATATAATGAAGAAAAAGTGACCAAGGATAAATCAATGACAAACTCAAAGTATATAACACGCCTGAAACGTTCAGAGGGCCAGTTGCGTGGGATCCAAAAGATGATAGAAGAAGATCGTGACTGCGCAGATATCATTACCCAGTTGACTGCAGTGCGCTCCAGTGTTGAGCGCGTGATTGAGATGATGATTACCGAAAATCTCACTGCTTGCATCAACCAACCGCTAGAGGACCCTGAGGCTCAAAAGGAACGCTTGGAAAAGGCTGTTCAGTACCTAATCAAACGAAAATAACCCACTTTTGGGGACTATCAAGTTGATAAGGGAGGCTAGAAGATGGAAGCATACGAAAAAGTAGTAGAAATACTAAATGGGCTAGATAGACCCTTTGAAATCGTGGAGTACGAGCCGGCCTTAACCACGGAGCAGGCAGATAGTTTTATCGAGGAAATCGAAGGTATCCGTACCAAGACCATGTTTCTCACAAACAAAAAAGAAAAACAGCCTATTATCTGCTAATCATGGATGATCAAAAGCGTCTGGATATGGACCTCTTGAAAGAACTAATAGGAGCTAATAGAATTCGGATGGCATCGCCTGAGAGCTTGTTTGAAAAAATGAGCTTGCCCGCAGGAGTTGTTTCGCCTTTTGGCTTGCTCAACAATACCGACAAGGACATTCAAGTTTATTTCGACAAAGAAATCATGTCGGAAAAACGGATGAGTTTTCACCCCAATACCAACGAGAAAACCCTCTTTTTGGATACCGTAGATTTGCTTCGTTTTTTAGAAGCGATTGGTTACGAGTCCCATATCATTGAGTTGTAAAAACGAAAAAACCGATTAAGGAACTTAATCGGTTTTTTGCTTATTCTACTTGACCGGGCCAAGCGTTCATACCACCTTCTACATTGGTAACGGTGAGGCCCTGGGCGCTGAGAAATTGACAGGCAGAAGCAGAACGCACTCCACCTTGACAGATGACATGGTATTCATGGTCAGGTTTGAGTTCTTTGTAGCCTTGCTCCAAGGTACTTAACGGAAGATTTTTGGCACCTGGTGCATGTCCTGCTTGGAATTCATGTACTTCACGGACATCGATAAGATCTAGATGTTCATGTTGATATTTTTCATAAAAGTCAGCCATGCTGATATTAGTTACCATATTCTACTCCTTCTGGGTTAGCCATTTTGTATAGTGAATAAGCGCCGTCAAGGTTTTGGACGGTAAATCCTGCTTGCTTGAGGATACGCTCTGCGATATAGCTGCGTAAACCACTGTGGCAGCTAACGATGTAGGCTTGGTTCTTGTCTAGTTCATCCAAGCGTTCCCGTAGTTCGTTTAGGGGGATGTGGATGGTGTCAACCTTAAGTCGACCACTTTGGAATTCGCCACTTGTCCGTACATCAAGGAATTTCTTTCCCTTGGCCAGTTCGTCTTCGAGCTGGTACCATTGAACGTTGTCGCTGAGACCTTCGATAAGGTTCAAGGCTGCGTAGCCCAGCATATTGACGGGATCCTTGGCAGAGCCAAATGGTGGCGCATAGGTAAACTCTAACTCTGGTAGGTCAAAGACGGTGAGATTTCCCTTGATAGCAGTTGCTAGGATATCAATTCGCTTGTCAACACCTTTCTTCCCAACTCCTTGGGCACCATAGATTTTTCCAGTGTTTGGTTCGAAGAGGAGCTTCAAGGTCATATCAGTAGCGCCAGGATAATAACCGGCGTGGTCTTTTCCACTGACATGAAGTGCCTTGTAAGGAAGTTGATTCATGCTAAGGATACGCTCGCTGAGACCAGTCGAAGCAGCTGTCATATCAAAGGCACGAACGATCGCAGTGCCGATACTTCCCTTGTTTGTACGACCAAGTCCTGCGATGACGTCCGCCACTTGGCGTCCCTGACGATTGGCAGGAGAAGCAAGAGAGATGAGGGCGTCTTGGCCCGTAATCTCTTGCTTGACGACGATGGCATCCCCAACTGCAAAAATATCTTTTTGACTGGTTTCGTAATGTTCATCGACCAGGATTCCACCACGAAGTCCCAGTTCAATCCCCGCAGCTTTAGCCAGTCCATTTTCAGGCTCAACACCGACAGAAAGGATGGTGAGGTCAGAAGTGATCTTTTGACCGTTTTCGAGAACGATGACTTTTCCTTGGTCTTCAAATCGAGTCGCAGACTGAGAAGTGATAACGCGAACGCCGTTTGACAGCAATTCTGCTTGGACAAAGGCTGCCATTTCGTGATCTAATGGTGGCAAGACATGGGGTGCTTTCTCAATGATGGTAACTTGCAATCCACGTTTGGTCAGGTTTTCAGCCATTTCAAGCCCGATAAAGCCTGCACCGATAACGACAGCTTCTTTTGAATGATTGTCCAAGGCCACCATAATTTCATCAAGATTGGGAACATTGCGAAGCGTGTAGGCATTCTTAGCTTCTGCCAAACCTTCAATGCTAGGAACAAATGGTTTAGCTCCTGGGGAGAGGATCAACTTATCGTAGCTTTCTGTGAATTCCTGTCCATCATGGCGTACGGTCACAGTGTGCTCTGCTGGCGAAATGCTGATGACCTCGTGAAATGGTCGCACATCCAGATTAAACCGTGCTTTGAGACTTTCAGGAGTTTGGACTAATAAGCTGTCACGATTTGCAATTTCTCCTGAAACATAGTAAGGAAGTCCGCAGTTTGCAAAGGAAACAAAGGGACCTTTCTCAAAAATAGTGATTTCAGCGTCTTCTATGAGACGTCTGAGGCGGGTTGCTGCTGACATACCGCCTGCAACTCCCCCGACAATGATAATCTTCATTGGTTTTCTCCCTT
This window harbors:
- a CDS encoding FAD-dependent oxidoreductase — its product is MKIIIVGGVAGGMSAATRLRRLIEDAEITIFEKGPFVSFANCGLPYYVSGEIANRDSLLVQTPESLKARFNLDVRPFHEVISISPAEHTVTVRHDGQEFTESYDKLILSPGAKPFVPSIEGLAEAKNAYTLRNVPNLDEIMVALDNHSKEAVVIGAGFIGLEMAENLTKRGLQVTIIEKAPHVLPPLDHEMAAFVQAELLSNGVRVITSQSATRFEDQGKVIVLENGQKITSDLTILSVGVEPENGLAKAAGIELGLRGGILVDEHYETSQKDIFAVGDAIVVKQEITGQDALISLASPANRQGRQVADVIAGLGRTNKGSIGTAIVRAFDMTAASTGLSERILSMNQLPYKALHVSGKDHAGYYPGATDMTLKLLFEPNTGKIYGAQGVGKKGVDKRIDILATAIKGNLTVFDLPELEFTYAPPFGSAKDPVNMLGYAALNLIEGLSDNVQWYQLEDELAKGKKFLDVRTSGEFQSGRLKVDTIHIPLNELRERLDELDKNQAYIVSCHSGLRSYIAERILKQAGFTVQNLDGAYSLYKMANPEGVEYGN
- a CDS encoding rhodanese-like domain-containing protein, with product MVTNISMADFYEKYQHEHLDLIDVREVHEFQAGHAPGAKNLPLSTLEQGYKELKPDHEYHVICQGGVRSASACQFLSAQGLTVTNVEGGMNAWPGQVE
- a CDS encoding DUF3592 domain-containing protein, whose amino-acid sequence is MTKEMIGLIVGTVVTLLSFVFVCGTFLYLYLRERKMVRLAQSSVEGTVVGYSRFREGYPPIVEYTVDGLTYKKTLQYFMIKTVTTPWGPTKVSNDYTREEMLAPSITRYSNSFVSFDSLMQTHFPLHSELTVWYDPDKPTRAYVERYSGMDKFYKWFGIGFGLALVLVYGIVILAFLSKI
- a CDS encoding metal-sensitive transcriptional regulator, producing the protein MTNSKYITRLKRSEGQLRGIQKMIEEDRDCADIITQLTAVRSSVERVIEMMITENLTACINQPLEDPEAQKERLEKAVQYLIKRK